One region of Triticum aestivum cultivar Chinese Spring chromosome 6B, IWGSC CS RefSeq v2.1, whole genome shotgun sequence genomic DNA includes:
- the LOC123137927 gene encoding U-box domain-containing protein 5: MANTGLSRRNSCPKVHSALCSELTMMLDKISSILPSIEAARPGCRAGIQELCNLYHIVEKGRLITQHCIECSKLYLAITGEAILSRCERVRDSLKRSLFLIQNMVPTVLANQIADVHNDLRDVKFSVDPLEQEAGKSILEMLRQSDATEELLLQTFMQAASKLNLTSPKAILIERRAIKKLLDKITGTDQKKEQVLKFLLHLVTKYGKNVKPDTGERNENLQSESKSLSPSLSLASDASTPEKCDKPTYFQGYEYQSSMSGETTPPTEFCCPISTKLMHDPVIITSGQTYEREYIEKWFSEGYNTCPKTQKKLENFAMIPNTCMRDLICNWCREHGFTISDFLPSKDSYSYLPEQLHGHSMSSLHNVSVPLIAGNARNFVIDHSSSSVAFSDASYVSDSSHVKDMEEPKDTFSQFSWSVDYQKHLSFHNFNQCMFLRFFCELSKLPLEIQGSSIKDLKNILHDDDDVSWAMASHGFVEAFLEFLRNDSSSYSMKAQQAGLHFFLNFLSNSRAKIPSMDEEAFRLITSFLSSELKTEALLVLHELIRHLSRQQSCQMASVVTPPVLAILASEDIEGLELPLKIICDLSSDADVKSELISLGIISKLVPILAEGSFVECCLEILRNLCDMEEAMVLITRTDRCLGSIAEYLDTGSPKERELAVIILLAICSRSVEDCSQVMKEGVIPALVDLSVNGIDEAKSCSFKLLNLLRDMRQSELNNSCSQEVAAAAEVIEDPPTESPIHRRPASKSSGFFQRKLNIFSKPRSLTLF, from the exons ATGGCGAACACGGGTTTATCACGGCGTAACTCTTGTCCAAAG GTTCACAGCGCATTGTGCAGTGAGCTGACTATGATGCTAGATAAAATCTCCTCTATTCTTCCATCAATTGAGGCAGCTCGACCAGGATGTAGAGCAGGAATACAGGAATTGTGCAACTTATACCATATAGTTGAGAAAGGAAGGCTCATAACTCAGCACTGCATCGAATGTAGTAAACTCTACTTG GCAATTACAGGTGAGGCGATTTTATCACGGTGTGAAAGGGTCAGAGACTCACTTAAACGGAGTCTCTTCCTGATTCAGAATATGGTCCCAACAGTATTAGCTAATCAG ATTGCTGACGTCCACAATGATCTTCGAGATGTAaaattttctgttgatccactgGAACAAGAGGCTGGCAAATCAATTTTAGAGATGCTTCGGCAGTCTGATGCAACTGAAGAACTTCTACTTCAGACATTCATGCAGGCAGCTTCAAAGTTAAACCTGACATCTCCTAAAGCTATCTTAATTGAAAGAAGAGCGATCAAGAAACTGCTCGATAAGATTACTGGTACTGATCAGAAAAAGGAGCAGGTTCTTAAGTTTCTCCTACATCTTGTTACAAAGTATGGAAAGAACGTCAAACCAGACACTGGTGAGCGGAATGAAAATTTACAATCTGAAAGTAAGTCTTTGAGTCCAAGCTTAAGTCTTGCAAGCGATGCCAGTACTCCTGAAAAGTGCGACAAGCCAACATACTTCCAGGGATATGAGTATCAGAGTAGCATGTCTGGAGAAACCACACCACCTACAGAGTTCTGTTGCCCAATATCAACAAAgctaatgcatgatcctgtgataaTAACATCTGGACAGACTTACGAAAGAGAATATATTGAGAAATGGTTCAGTGAGGGATACAACACTTGTCCCAAGACACAAAAAAAGCTAGAAAACTTTGCGATGATTCCAAATACTTGCATGAGGGATCTCATTTGCAACTGGTGCAGAGAGCATGGTTTCACAATCTCAGATTTTCTTCCAAGCAAAGATTCCTACAGTTATTTGCCAGAGCAATTGCATGGTCACTCTATGTCAAGTTTGCACAATGTTTCAGTACCTCTAATTGCTGGGAATGCCAGGAATTTTGTGATTGATCACAGCAGTTCATCTGTCGCGTTTTCTGATGCCAGTTATGTCTCAGATTCCTCCCATGTGAAGGATATGGAGGAGCCGAAGGATACTTTTTCTCAGTTCTCTTGGAGTGTAGATTATCAGAAGCATCTGTCATTCCACAACTTCAACCAGTGCATGTTCCTGAGGTTCTTCTGCGAGCTGTCCAAGCTCCCATTAGAAATACAAGGAAGCTCCATTAAAGATCTGAAGAACATTCTTCACGATGACGATGATGTTTCCTGGGCTATGGCGTCCCATGGATTTGTAGAAGCATTCCTCGAATTCTTGAGAAATGATAGCAGCAGCTAcagtatgaaagctcaacaagctGGATTACATTTTTTTCTTAATTTCCTTTCCAACAGCAG GGCTAAGATTCCATCCATGGATGAAGAAGCATTCCGTCTTATCACGTCCTTCCTCAGTTCGGAGCTAAAAACTGAAGCTTTGTTGGTGCTCCATGAACTGATTCGACACCTGAGTCGTCAGCAATCCTGTCAGATGGCCTCTGTTGTCACTCCTCCTGTTTTGGCAATATTGGCATCTGAAGATATCGAGGGCCTTGAGCTTCCCTTGAAGATTATCTGTGATCTTTCATCCGATGCTGATGTGAAGTCAGAGCTGATTTCACTTGGAATAATCTCAAAGCTGGTTCCCATTTTGGCAGAAGGAAGCTTCGTCGAGTGCTGTTTGGAGATTTTGCGGAACTTATGCGACATGGAAGAAGCTATGGTGCTTATTACCAGAACAGACCGATGTCTTGGTTCCATTGCAGAGTATCTAGACACGGGAAGCCCTAAAGAACGAGAACTTGCAGTGATAATCCTTCTGGCAATATGTTCCCGTAGCGTGGAGGATTGCTCCCAGGTGATGAAGGAGGGCGTTATCCCCGCCCTCGTGGACCTGTCGGTGAACGGGATCGATGAAGCGAAGAGCTGCTCGTTCAAGCTACTGAATCTTCTGAGGGATATGAGGCAAAGCGAGCTCAACAACTCGTGTTCCCAAGAAGTGGCGGCCGCCGCCGAAGTGATAGAGGATCCTCCCACCGAGAGCCCGATTCACAGGCGGCCAGCATCGAAGTCATCTGGTTTTTTCCAGAGGAAGCTGAACATTTTCTCGAAACCTCGGTCCCTGACGCTGTTTTGA